The Streptomyces noursei ATCC 11455 sequence GACATCCACACCGCTCGCCCGGGCATCGTCATCGGCCGCCGCGGCGCCGAGGCCGACCGCATCCGCGGTGAGCTGGAGAAGCTGACCGGCAAGCAGGTCCAGCTGAACATCCTCGAGGTCAAGAACCCCGAGACCGATGCTCAGCTCGTGGCCCAGGCCGTCGCCGAGCAGCTCTCGTCCCGCGTCTCCTTCCGTCGCGCCATGCGTAAGAGCATGCAGTCGACGATGAAGGCCGGCGCCAAGGGCATCAAGATCCAGTGTGGTGGCCGTCTCGGCGGCGCCGAGATGTCCCGCTCGGAGTTCTACCGCGAGGGCCGTGTGCCCCTGCACACGCTCCGCGCGAACGTCGACTACGGCTTCTTCGAGGCCAAGACCACCTTCGGCCGCATCGGCGTGAAGGTCTGGATCTACAAGGGCGACGTCAAGAACATCGCCGAGGTGCGTGCCGAGAACGCCGCCGCCCGTGCGGGCAACCGCCCGGCCCGCGGTGGCAACGAGCGCCCGCGCCGCGGTGGCGAGCGTGGCGGTCGCGGCCGCAAGCCGCAGCAGCAGGCTCCCGCCGCCGAGGCCCCCAAGGCCGAGGCCGCTGCCTCTGCTCCGGCGGAGAACCCTGGAACGGAGGGCTGACCGACATGCTGATCCCTCGCAGGGTCAAGCACCGCAAGCAGCACCACCCGAAGCGGAACGGTATGGCCAAGGGCGGTACCGAGCTGGCCTTCGGTGAGTACGGCATTCAGGCCGTGACCGCGGCCTACGTGACGAACCGGCAGATCGAGTCCGCTCGTATCGCCATGACCCGTCACATCAAGCGCGGCGGCAAGGTGTGGATCAACATCTACCCCGACCGTCCGCTGACGAAGAAGCCGGCCGAGACCCGCATGGGTTCCGGTAAGGGTTCTCCGGAGTGGTGGATCGCGAACGTCAAGCCCGGTCGGGTGATGTTCGAGCTTTCCTTCCCGAACGAAAAGGTTGCCAAGGAGGCGCTGACCCGCGCCGCCCACAAGCTTCCGATGAAGTGCCGCATCGTTCGGCGCGAGGCAGGTGAATCGTGATGTCGGCCGTTACCAAGGCGTCCGAGCTGCGCGAGCTGAACAACGAGGACCTCGTTGGCAAGCTGCGTGAGGCCAAGGAGGAGCTGTTCAACCTCCGCTTCCAGGCGGCGACCGGACAGCTTGAGAACCACGGCCGGCTGAAGGCCGTCCGGAAGGACATCGCCCGGATCTACACCCTGATGCGTGAGCGCGAGCTCGGCATCGAGACGGTGGAGAGCGCCTGATGAGCGAGAAGAATGTGACTGAGACGAACGAGCGCGGTTTCCGCAAGACCCGTGAGGGTCTGGTCGTCAGCGACAAGATGGACAAGACCGTCGTCGTCGCCGTCGAGGACCGTGTCAAGCACGCGCTGTACGGCAAGGTCATCCGCCGTACCAACAAGCTCAAGGCACACGACGAGCAGAACGCTGCCGGTGTCGGCGACCGCGTCCTCCTGATGGAGACCCGGCCGCTGTCCGCCAGCAAGCGCTGGCGCATCGTCGAGATCCTCGAGAAGGCCAAGTAATTCCCTCACGGGGATTTCGACAGGCAAGCACATCCCTCCTGGGGGGACCCCCTAGGAACAGTTCCGCCAGGCTCGGCAGGGGCTGACGTCTCGTAAGGGACGCGCCCCTGCCGGGAACCGGCAGACATTCAGGAGATAGACGTGATCCAGCAGGAGTCGCGACTGCGCGTCGCCGACAACACTGGTGCGAAGGAAATCCTTTGCATCCGTGTTCTCGGTGGTTCCGGTCGCCGCTACGCGGGCATCGGTGACGTCATCGTCGCCACCGTCAAGGACGCGATCCCCGGTGGCAACGTGAAGAAGGGTGACGTCGTCAAGGCCGTCATCGTTCGCACCGTCAAGGAGCGCCGCCGTCCGGACGGCTCGTACATCC is a genomic window containing:
- the rpsC gene encoding 30S ribosomal protein S3, which codes for MGQKVNPHGFRLGVTTDFKSRWYADKLYKDYVKEDVAIRRMMTKGMERAGISKVEIERTRERVRVDIHTARPGIVIGRRGAEADRIRGELEKLTGKQVQLNILEVKNPETDAQLVAQAVAEQLSSRVSFRRAMRKSMQSTMKAGAKGIKIQCGGRLGGAEMSRSEFYREGRVPLHTLRANVDYGFFEAKTTFGRIGVKVWIYKGDVKNIAEVRAENAAARAGNRPARGGNERPRRGGERGGRGRKPQQQAPAAEAPKAEAAASAPAENPGTEG
- the rplP gene encoding 50S ribosomal protein L16 yields the protein MLIPRRVKHRKQHHPKRNGMAKGGTELAFGEYGIQAVTAAYVTNRQIESARIAMTRHIKRGGKVWINIYPDRPLTKKPAETRMGSGKGSPEWWIANVKPGRVMFELSFPNEKVAKEALTRAAHKLPMKCRIVRREAGES
- the rpmC gene encoding 50S ribosomal protein L29, with protein sequence MSAVTKASELRELNNEDLVGKLREAKEELFNLRFQAATGQLENHGRLKAVRKDIARIYTLMRERELGIETVESA
- the rpsQ gene encoding 30S ribosomal protein S17, yielding MSEKNVTETNERGFRKTREGLVVSDKMDKTVVVAVEDRVKHALYGKVIRRTNKLKAHDEQNAAGVGDRVLLMETRPLSASKRWRIVEILEKAK
- the rplN gene encoding 50S ribosomal protein L14 — protein: MIQQESRLRVADNTGAKEILCIRVLGGSGRRYAGIGDVIVATVKDAIPGGNVKKGDVVKAVIVRTVKERRRPDGSYIRFDENAAVILKNDGDPRGTRIFGPVGRELREKKFMKIISLAPEVL